One Synechococcus sp. Nb3U1 genomic window, ACCCATCCTTGCTTCTACGGTATCGATACGGATACTCAAGATCAGTTAATTGCCGCCAACCATTCCCTAGAAGAAATTGCTCAAAAGATTGGTGTAGATTCTTTGGCTTATTTGAGTTGGGAAGGCATGCTGGCTGCTACCGGTAAAGATCCCAGTTCTTTTTGTTCCGCCTGCTTTACGGGCAACTATCCGATCCCGATTCCGGAAGGATTAAGACGCTCCAAGCTGGTGCTGGAACTGGCCGCCGCTGGCAAAGACCGTTAAGTTTAAGTAAGGACTCCGTCCCGCTGTCGCCATCGGGATCCCCGCTACTCCAGATAGGCACTTAATTCCTGTTCTAGGCTGGGTAGTTGCACCTCCCCCCGTTCTAGTTCTTGCAGATCTTGCAGTTGGTTACGCAGGCGGGCAATTCGTTCCTGTAAACATTCCTTGATTCCTTTGGCCCCCAAGTTGACACAGCTACGGCAGGCTTCCCCGTAGATTTGGCCGCGATCGTTGTAGACCACCGCCAATAAGACTTGATGCCCCTGCTTCTGGACAGGGTTGGCCCAGCCGCCACAAATAATGCAAGGCACTCGGCCATTGCCGCCGTAAATGCTGCGCTCCCAGACGATCCTCACGCTTAGCCTCGATCGGTACTTTTCGCCCACCAGCATACGAACCGAAGCCAAGCCTCTGCCACCCCGAAGCAAAACTTGGCCTCCGGATCCCGCCCGTCAGCTACCCCCGGATGGGGATCGATCCATGGTGCGGTAGGTGAGGCTAGCAGCCACTTCTAGGGCTTTGGCAGCATCCCGAAAATAAAACCCCAGCTCCTCATCCTTTTCGGTGCGATTGGGTTTGTCGAACTTGGCCTTGGACTGCACATTGCAATACATGGCTAACCCCACCAGGATTTCCGATAGGCCATGCTGGTTGATCAAATGTTCCACGTCGGTGAGCAGGCTTTTGATCAGGGCATCGGCTACGGGTTCTGGCAGGCTGTCCAGATTCATCGGCTTTCCTCATGACAACAGATGTGAACATGGGGATCCCCACCTAGGGATCCCACCTTGATTTGATTCTCCTGCATCTTTGCGGTGTCCAGTCTGTTTTGTGCTTAGGTCTTGTGCCAGTGTCGCAGCCAACCGAATAGACCCGGATACCGAATGGAGCGCTCACGGGCCAACTGTTCCAGATGGCGGGCGTGGTCTTGGGATCCCGGATGGCGCAACCGGTTCAAATGGATCAAATAGGCGTAGCGCCGCATGCGTTCCCGCAACTGAGCAGGGGATCCGGCAAAACACTGAGGGCAGAGTGGGCCAACATCCAACTGGGCATCGCTCAACAGATGGGGAACTCGTTTCTTCCCCTGAAAGCGTTGCCCGCAGGTGGCACAGTGGCAGAGTGCTGTTGGGGTGTCAAGCCGTCGCCATCGGATGTTCATGACTCCTCTATCCTCCTAGAGGCGGTAATGCTGCCGGATATGCTGGGCCAAGGCTTGGGGGGTGGCGCTGATCTCCAATTGTAGAGTGGCTGGATCTTGAGGGGCTTCTAGGGCGGCCAACTGGCTAGCCAAGAGGCTGGGGTTCATAAAAGGGTGCTGCCGCTGCCGCAAACGGGCCTCGATTTGCTCGGGGCTGCCGTATAGATAGACCCAGCCCATCGTTTCTGGATCCTTGTGGCTCACCCCTCTTCGTAGAAGCTGGCGGTAGTGCTCCTTCAAGGCGGAACAGGCCAACACTGTCGGGCGATTTTCCTGGATTTGGGTTTGGATCAGGTCTCCCAAATGGAGTAACCAGCTTTGCCGATCGGCATCGGTTAAAGGGATCCCTTGCCGCATTTTTTCAATGTTTTCCGGTGTATGAAAGTCATCGGCATCGACGAAGACCCAGTCCAAATCCTGTGCCAACAGGGATCCAACGGTGGTTTTCCCAGAACCGGAGACGCCGCTGATCACGAGAATTTGTATGGACACAAGCTACTCAGGATTGGCCTTGCTCAGCGCTAGCTCTACCCCTTTCACCCCGGTTTTTTCCCCCAGTAGGATCTTGGCTTGTAGGGGTTCTCCTTCCCCGCGGGCACGGAAATTCGTGCGCAAAACCTCGTGGCCGAGATCTTGGTTAATCTGTGCAATCGTGGCCACCAGTTGTTCGTAGTCAGCCTGGGGGATCTGCGTCAGGGTGTAGGCGCGGGTGGTGGTGGGGCGCATCATTTCTATCTTCTCGGCAGGCAACATGCTGAGCAAGGCTTTCAGGATCAGCTCTGCAAATGGCCCAGACAAGCTGACTTCCGTTCCCCCAAACGCAAGCGTGTGACGGCGGGGATCCACCCGCACTAGCTCTGCCATGCTCACCCCTGAGTTACTGCTAGATTGCTGAAATGGCTGCTCTATCCTAACGAGTTTTATAACGAGTTTTATGTCGAGGGGATCCCTTAAACAATCAGCTTACGCAAAAACGGAAGTACCGCCTCCTGCACCTTTTCTGGCCAGTCGTGCTGCGGGTAATGGCCCACTTGCTCTAGCTTTACCACCTGCGCTTTCGGGATCCGTTGGCACAAGGCCGTGACCAGCTCGAACGGCAACCAGCGATCCTGCATTCCCCAAGCGATCAAGGTGGGGCGTTCCCAGGCTGAGAATCCCGCCTCCAACTCCCGCATCACCTGCGGCAGACTGAGGTTTTGCACCGTTGCCAAGAGGGCGCGTCCACTGGCGGAAGTGGTTAAAAAAGGGCGCCGATACACGTCCAGATCTTTGTCTTTCACCTGGTAAATGCCGCCGGTTTCCAGGGTGCGATCCACCAACAGCGGATCCTGGGTGAGCATATCCCCCACTAACGGGATCCCGAAGGCCCGAATCGACCAGGGTAACTTGGCCCCCTGGCCAATTGGGGTATTGAGAATAATCAGACGTTCGATCCGCTCTGGGTTTTTTAGGGCGTACTGTAGCCCGACGGAGCCGAGAAAGCCCTGTACCACCAACGAGAAGCGCTCTAGGGCTTGAGCTTCTATCCACTCTGCTAGGGCCTTCTGTAAGGTTTGCGGGCGGTAGTCGAACTGCCAGCGTTCCGGTTTGGCGGAAAACCCTGAGCCAATCCAATCGGGGGCCAAGGCGCGAAACCCCTGTTCTCCCAAGGCTTTCAAAAGGGGCAACCAGCCGTAGCTTTGAGAGACTAGCCCGTGTAGCAGCAGTACCGGCGGTGGATGACGCTCCGCTCCCTGCGCAGCACGATCGTTGCCCCGGTTAGGATCCACCGAGCGAAAGAACCAGTCCAGCTCCCCTACTTGGATGCGTTGCTCCCGAATCTCCACTGTGTTTGTGCCCCCCATCACAGTGGTTTGAGCTTACCGTGTTTGAGGGGATCCGAGGGCAGAAAAAGCCAATCCAACCGCTGGAGCAGGTCGTACTTTAGAAGGAGAAGGGAGCAAGAGAAGGGAACACCCGCCGGGATCCCGACCCGTTTGTCAAAGCACTGTCACAAGGTTAGATCACCAACCCATGAATACAATGTTACTAGGATTGGCTTTAGGCCTAGGGATGCTTGGGTTGGGGGGTATTCCTCTACAGGCCCAGCCCCTGACCCGTGCGCAGGTAATCGAAATTCCAGAAGCGCCGGTGTTTTGGGCGCAACCCCCTGTCCCCGAAGCTGCCGCCACGGTGGGCACTCAGGTGCAAACAGGAGGCTATCTGCGTACCCAACGTCCTGGCAAAGCTCAGGTGCGGCTCCACGATGGGGTCATGTTTCGCCTGGGGGGAGATGCCCTTTTGGAGATTACGGATGGCGATTTGAACTTGCAACAGGGCCAGATCATCGCCTGGGCCGATCCGGGTACGCCGGGATCCCGGCGCCGCATTCAAACCCCCCTAGCCACTGCGGCTATCCGGAGCTCGACGGTCTTTATCGAACAGATGGAAACGGGATCCCGAATTTTCAGTTGGGCGGGGGAAGTAGAAATTTACCCAGCTGAGGGAGGGGATCCCGTCATCTTAGCGGCGGGGGAAGAACTGGTGCTCAAACCCGATATGACCCAGTTGCCCACCCCCCAAAAAATGTCCCGTGCCGACCTGGAGGCGCGCTTTGCCCAGAGCGACCTGCTCAACGGGTTTGAGTCGGCAATGAGCACTCTGGATACCATTCGGGAAGAGTTGCTATCTCCGTAGGATCGAGATCCGGCTTATGCGCTTCCCTAACTTGAATCGAGCTGGGATCAGCCTGCTGTTGGGGATCACCAGTGGGCTCCTCTGGGGCGGCGTGTACAGTTGGGCCAGTCGGGATGCTGAGGGTGCCCATCTTCTGCTGTGGGCGGATGCTAACCTGTATGGCCAATTTTTTCTCTGGCGGGGGCCCCAGGAGCCGCATCCAGACGTGGTGATCTTGGCGATTGACGAAACCTCCCAGAATTTAGCAGATCTGTTTACCGTCGAAGAGCTGGAAGCGCACCCAACCCTCTCCCAAATGACCCGCTCCCCCTGGCCCCGTGCGGTCTTTGCTGCCGTTCTGGAACAACTGGGATCCGCAGGTGCTAGGAGGGTGGCCTTTGACGTGATTTTCGACCAGGCCAGTGTCTATGGTCCGGAAGATGATCGGATCTTTGCCGAGGTGATTGGCCAGTATGCCCAGCAGACCCTTTTTGCCGTCAGCCGTTCGGAAGAGGTGCAGATCCTGCCGGGGGGATCCCGCAGTGTGCGGGTGGATCTCACCCCCCTTTGGCCAGACTATGCTGCCCAGAATCCTCGTCTGGGGCTGGTCAATTTCCCCCTCAGTTCCAATCGCCAGGTTTTGACCTTGCCGGGGGCGATGGATCTGGATGCGGAACGGTTGCCTTTTGCCATGGCGGCCATAGACCCAGCGACTCCGCGAGAAGCTTTGGGCATCAACTACCGTGGCCCGCAAGGCACTTACCCGACTTTTCCCCTTTGGTACCTGTTCGAACCCAGCTTCTGGCAGTTCAATTTGGCCAATGGCGCGGTGTTTCAGGACAAGATTGTGCTGATCGGGGATACCACCCAACTGGGGCAGGATCTGTGGAATACTCCCTGGGATTCCCTCATGCCGGGGGTAGAGATTCATGCCAATGCGGTGGGCACGTTGCTGGCGGGAAACGGAATCCGTCCTTTGCCTTGGGGTTGGGGATCCCTGTTGATCCTGGTTTCAGGGGTGGGGATGGGCCTGAGCCTGGGGTTTTGCCGGGGGGTTTTGCCCAAAATGGGCCTGACCTTCGCCTGGGGGGGGTTAGGGTTGGCGGGCGCCTATGGGGCGTTTTTGCTGGGGTGGAACTTGCCGGTAACCGGGCTGTTGGCGGCGGGATCCCTAGCAGGACTGGCGGATACGACTCTACAGGGGGTAGAGGAGCGGCGCAACCGTCTGCGCTTGGGGCGCATTTTGCAACGGCGGGTGGCCCCGGCAGTCTTGGCGGAAATTTTGCGGCAGCCGGAGTCGTTTGCCGAAACGTTGGGTGGACAACTGCGCTCGGTGGCGATTTTGTTCTCGGACATTCGCGGCTTTACCCCGTTGGCGGCGGGCATGGCAGCCACGAACCTGGTAGCGCTGCTGAACCGCTACTTTGCCGCGATGGTGGAGCCAATTCTGGCCGAACAGGGCACCATCGACAAGTTCATCGGCGATGCAATCATGGCGGAGTTTGGTACCCCCCTATTTCGGGATGCGGCCACAGAAGCCTTAGCGGCGGTGCGGGCGGCATTGGGGATGCGGCAGGCTCTTGAGCAATTGCGAGCCGAACTGCAACAGGAGGGCTATCCCCTCTTTCACCACGGCATCGGCATCCATTTCGGGGAGGTGGTGGCGGGCAATTTGGGATCCCCCCAACGGCTGGAATACACCGTGATCGGGGATGCAGTGAATGTGGCGGCGCGCCTCGAAAGTCTGACCCAATCCTTGGGCCGGGATATCCTCATCTCCGAGGCCGTTTACCAACTGGTGCGCGATCGGGTGCAGGTGGAAGATTTGGGATCCCATGTCCTGAAGGGGAAAGCAGAACCGCTCCATCTCTACGCTGTCCAAGGACTGCTGCGACCATCCGACGCCTCTGGATACAAACCTGGATACAAATCGAATGGGGTAGGCTAGGAGCCGAGACACGGAACCCCAAAGCGGAAGGGTTCGATTTCAGAAGCGATGTCACAACTTTACGATTGCGTGATCGTCGGTGCGGGTCCTGCTGGGGGATCTGCTGCCTATCATCTGGCCAAGCGGGGGCGCTCAGTGCTGGTGTTAGAAAAGGATCCCTTGCCCCGCTACAAGCCCTGTGGGGGTGGGGTTTCTCCGATGGTGGCGGCCTGGTTTGATTTCGACTTTAGCCCTGCCATTTCCCTGACGATCCGGCAAATTCGCTATACCTGGCGTAGCGGGGATCCGGTGGTGGCGGATTTGGAGCTTAAGGATCCCGTTTGGATGGTGCGGCGGGATGTATTTGACCATTACCTCATGCAGCAGGCACAAGGGCAGGGGGCTACCCTCCAGGCAGAATGTGCT contains:
- a CDS encoding alpha/beta fold hydrolase — encoded protein: MGGTNTVEIREQRIQVGELDWFFRSVDPNRGNDRAAQGAERHPPPVLLLHGLVSQSYGWLPLLKALGEQGFRALAPDWIGSGFSAKPERWQFDYRPQTLQKALAEWIEAQALERFSLVVQGFLGSVGLQYALKNPERIERLIILNTPIGQGAKLPWSIRAFGIPLVGDMLTQDPLLVDRTLETGGIYQVKDKDLDVYRRPFLTTSASGRALLATVQNLSLPQVMRELEAGFSAWERPTLIAWGMQDRWLPFELVTALCQRIPKAQVVKLEQVGHYPQHDWPEKVQEAVLPFLRKLIV
- a CDS encoding gluconokinase; translated protein: MSIQILVISGVSGSGKTTVGSLLAQDLDWVFVDADDFHTPENIEKMRQGIPLTDADRQSWLLHLGDLIQTQIQENRPTVLACSALKEHYRQLLRRGVSHKDPETMGWVYLYGSPEQIEARLRQRQHPFMNPSLLASQLAALEAPQDPATLQLEISATPQALAQHIRQHYRL
- a CDS encoding FecR domain-containing protein, translating into MNTMLLGLALGLGMLGLGGIPLQAQPLTRAQVIEIPEAPVFWAQPPVPEAAATVGTQVQTGGYLRTQRPGKAQVRLHDGVMFRLGGDALLEITDGDLNLQQGQIIAWADPGTPGSRRRIQTPLATAAIRSSTVFIEQMETGSRIFSWAGEVEIYPAEGGDPVILAAGEELVLKPDMTQLPTPQKMSRADLEARFAQSDLLNGFESAMSTLDTIREELLSP
- a CDS encoding adenylate/guanylate cyclase domain-containing protein, producing the protein MRFPNLNRAGISLLLGITSGLLWGGVYSWASRDAEGAHLLLWADANLYGQFFLWRGPQEPHPDVVILAIDETSQNLADLFTVEELEAHPTLSQMTRSPWPRAVFAAVLEQLGSAGARRVAFDVIFDQASVYGPEDDRIFAEVIGQYAQQTLFAVSRSEEVQILPGGSRSVRVDLTPLWPDYAAQNPRLGLVNFPLSSNRQVLTLPGAMDLDAERLPFAMAAIDPATPREALGINYRGPQGTYPTFPLWYLFEPSFWQFNLANGAVFQDKIVLIGDTTQLGQDLWNTPWDSLMPGVEIHANAVGTLLAGNGIRPLPWGWGSLLILVSGVGMGLSLGFCRGVLPKMGLTFAWGGLGLAGAYGAFLLGWNLPVTGLLAAGSLAGLADTTLQGVEERRNRLRLGRILQRRVAPAVLAEILRQPESFAETLGGQLRSVAILFSDIRGFTPLAAGMAATNLVALLNRYFAAMVEPILAEQGTIDKFIGDAIMAEFGTPLFRDAATEALAAVRAALGMRQALEQLRAELQQEGYPLFHHGIGIHFGEVVAGNLGSPQRLEYTVIGDAVNVAARLESLTQSLGRDILISEAVYQLVRDRVQVEDLGSHVLKGKAEPLHLYAVQGLLRPSDASGYKPGYKSNGVG